In Macrobrachium nipponense isolate FS-2020 chromosome 30, ASM1510439v2, whole genome shotgun sequence, a genomic segment contains:
- the LOC135202508 gene encoding uncharacterized protein LOC135202508 isoform X2, with amino-acid sequence MSRNDSRPQVADWRQYGRGMSSNDGRPQVADWRQYGRGMSRNDGRPQVADWRQHGSGMSRNDGDSQVVDWRQHGRGMNRSDGGPQVADWRQHDRGMSRNDGRTQVADWRQHGRRMSRNDGDPQVAAWQRHSRGMSRNDGDPQVADWRQHGREMSKDDGPPQFTDWLQRVRDDWDGIDVPLGSAQVGTRNPSTTSIRNVELLGTFSVDEQRKYSHDDSQLKFLDPTFLNFHDMEVNMDLNRAYHLNEMPDFSVGERLHNTLRWILDKKEFLVEKGPVSRIPLDFIGERHLFVKLMMAPFNSQLDQRDYEDCAIYATMFHGTVYFMECNLYELETYYPSEYFRSTYLWAFKFEQYLSGGATNEGLHTNTEHHCEVKVEIGGRSILVDAMQNVADGVRDHCSDPGAYIIMKHHPDNKWITAFKHKMISSWSRGVLAGSEYLILGYRTRGVVQKLQKIKIRDLPATAGISPDTALSFLNKVLDFIKAKVSQKPGKVFLVYKNDKKVYCFDAEDAMEQGTVPCVLPDWYKNQIFA; translated from the exons ATGAGCAGGAATGACAGCCGCCCTCAGGTGGCAGATTGGCGCCAGTATGGCAGAGGAATGAGCAGTAATGACGGCCGCCCTCAGGTGGCAGATTGGCGCCAGTATGGCAGAGGAATGAGCAGGAATGACGGCCGCCCTCAGGTGGCAGATTGGCGCCAGCATGGCAGTGGAATGAGCAGGAATGACGGTGACTCTCAAGTGGTAGATTGGCGCCAGCATGGCAGAGGAATGAACAGGAGTGATGGTGGCCCTCAGGTGGCAGATTGGCGCCAACATGACAGAGGAATGAGCAGGAATGACGGCCGCACTCAGGTGGCAGATTGGCGACAGCATGGCAGACGAATGAGTAGGAATGACGGTGACCCTCAGGTGGCAGCTTGGCAGCGGCATAGCAGAGGAATGAGCAGGAATGACGGTGACCCTCAGGTGGCAGATTGGCGCCAGCATGGGAGAGAAATGAGCAAAGATGACGGCCCCCCTCAGTTTACAGATTGGCTACAACGTGTAAGAG ACGACTGGGATGGTATAGATGTTCCCTTGGGCTCTGCTCAAGTTGGTACCAGAAACCCAAGTACAACCAGCATAAGAAATGTTGAACTCCTTGGAACGTTCTCCGTTGATGAGCAGCGGAAGTATAGCCACGACGATTCGCAGCTTAAGTTCTTAGATCCTACGTTCCTGAACTTCCATGATATGGAG GTTAATATGGACTTGAACAGAGCCTATCATCTGAATGAGATGCCAGATTTCAGCGTCGGGGAGAGACTGCATAACACATTAAGATGGATCCTTGATAAAAAAGAATTCTTGGTCGAAAAGGGCCCAGTTTCAAG GATACCACTAGACTTCATTGGAGAACGCCATTTATTTGTGAAACTGATGATGGCTCCATTCAACAGTCAGCTGGACCAGAGGGACTATGAAGACTGTGCAATTTATGCAACCAT GTTCCATGGAACAGTTTACTTCATGGAATGTAATCTGTATGAATTGGAGACCTACTACCCTTCAGAGTATTTCAGGTCAACGTATTTATGGGCATTCAAATTTGAGCAATATTTGAGCGGAG GTGCCACAAATGAAGGATTGCATACCAACACAGAGCACCACTGTGAAGTCAAAGTTGAAATTGGGGGGAGATCAATTTTGGTGGATGCAATGCAGAATGTTGCTGATGGAGTCAGAGATCATTGCAGTGACCCGGGGGCTTACATCATTATGAAACATCACCCAGATAATAAGTGGATAACCGCATTCAA ACACAAGATGATCAGTTCTTGGAGTAGAGGAGTATTAGCAGGAAGTGAATACCTAATACTGGGATACCGAACTCGTGGAGTCGTACAGAAACTTCAGAAAATTAAGATTCGCGATTTACCAGCaacagct ggTATTTCTCCAGACACTGCCTTAAGCTTCCTAAACAAAGTCCTTGATTTCATCAAGGCAAAGGTGTCACAGAAACCAGGTAAGGTTTTTCTGGTCTACAAGAATGACAAGAAAGTATACTGTTTTGATGCTGAAGACGCCATGGAGCAAGGGACAGTTCCTTGTGTCCTACCTGATTGGTATAAAAATCAGATCTTTGCCTAA
- the LOC135202508 gene encoding decapping nuclease DXO homolog isoform X1 — MSRNDSRPQVADWRQYGRGMSSNDGRPQVADWRQYGRGMSRNDGRPQVADWRQHGSGMSRNDGDSQVVDWRQHGRGMNRSDGGPQVADWRQHDRGMSRNDGRTQVADWRQHGRRMSRNDGDPQVAAWQRHSRGMSRNDGDPQVADWRQHGREMSKDDGPPQFTDWLQRVRDDWDGIDVPLGSAQVGTRNPSTTSIRNVELLGTFSVDEQRKYSHDDSQLKFLDPTFLNFHDMEVNMDLNRAYHLNEMPDFSVGERLHNTLRWILDKKEFLVEKGPVSRIPLDFIGERHLFVKLMMAPFNSQLDQRDYEDCAIYATMFHGTVYFMECNLYELETYYPSEYFRSTYLWAFKFEQYLSGGQCATNEGLHTNTEHHCEVKVEIGGRSILVDAMQNVADGVRDHCSDPGAYIIMKHHPDNKWITAFKHKMISSWSRGVLAGSEYLILGYRTRGVVQKLQKIKIRDLPATAGISPDTALSFLNKVLDFIKAKVSQKPGKVFLVYKNDKKVYCFDAEDAMEQGTVPCVLPDWYKNQIFA, encoded by the exons ATGAGCAGGAATGACAGCCGCCCTCAGGTGGCAGATTGGCGCCAGTATGGCAGAGGAATGAGCAGTAATGACGGCCGCCCTCAGGTGGCAGATTGGCGCCAGTATGGCAGAGGAATGAGCAGGAATGACGGCCGCCCTCAGGTGGCAGATTGGCGCCAGCATGGCAGTGGAATGAGCAGGAATGACGGTGACTCTCAAGTGGTAGATTGGCGCCAGCATGGCAGAGGAATGAACAGGAGTGATGGTGGCCCTCAGGTGGCAGATTGGCGCCAACATGACAGAGGAATGAGCAGGAATGACGGCCGCACTCAGGTGGCAGATTGGCGACAGCATGGCAGACGAATGAGTAGGAATGACGGTGACCCTCAGGTGGCAGCTTGGCAGCGGCATAGCAGAGGAATGAGCAGGAATGACGGTGACCCTCAGGTGGCAGATTGGCGCCAGCATGGGAGAGAAATGAGCAAAGATGACGGCCCCCCTCAGTTTACAGATTGGCTACAACGTGTAAGAG ACGACTGGGATGGTATAGATGTTCCCTTGGGCTCTGCTCAAGTTGGTACCAGAAACCCAAGTACAACCAGCATAAGAAATGTTGAACTCCTTGGAACGTTCTCCGTTGATGAGCAGCGGAAGTATAGCCACGACGATTCGCAGCTTAAGTTCTTAGATCCTACGTTCCTGAACTTCCATGATATGGAG GTTAATATGGACTTGAACAGAGCCTATCATCTGAATGAGATGCCAGATTTCAGCGTCGGGGAGAGACTGCATAACACATTAAGATGGATCCTTGATAAAAAAGAATTCTTGGTCGAAAAGGGCCCAGTTTCAAG GATACCACTAGACTTCATTGGAGAACGCCATTTATTTGTGAAACTGATGATGGCTCCATTCAACAGTCAGCTGGACCAGAGGGACTATGAAGACTGTGCAATTTATGCAACCAT GTTCCATGGAACAGTTTACTTCATGGAATGTAATCTGTATGAATTGGAGACCTACTACCCTTCAGAGTATTTCAGGTCAACGTATTTATGGGCATTCAAATTTGAGCAATATTTGAGCGGAGGTCAGT GTGCCACAAATGAAGGATTGCATACCAACACAGAGCACCACTGTGAAGTCAAAGTTGAAATTGGGGGGAGATCAATTTTGGTGGATGCAATGCAGAATGTTGCTGATGGAGTCAGAGATCATTGCAGTGACCCGGGGGCTTACATCATTATGAAACATCACCCAGATAATAAGTGGATAACCGCATTCAA ACACAAGATGATCAGTTCTTGGAGTAGAGGAGTATTAGCAGGAAGTGAATACCTAATACTGGGATACCGAACTCGTGGAGTCGTACAGAAACTTCAGAAAATTAAGATTCGCGATTTACCAGCaacagct ggTATTTCTCCAGACACTGCCTTAAGCTTCCTAAACAAAGTCCTTGATTTCATCAAGGCAAAGGTGTCACAGAAACCAGGTAAGGTTTTTCTGGTCTACAAGAATGACAAGAAAGTATACTGTTTTGATGCTGAAGACGCCATGGAGCAAGGGACAGTTCCTTGTGTCCTACCTGATTGGTATAAAAATCAGATCTTTGCCTAA
- the LOC135202508 gene encoding uncharacterized protein LOC135202508 isoform X3, with translation MSRNDSRPQVADWRQYGRGMSSNDGRPQVADWRQYGRGMSRNDGRPQVADWRQHGSGMSRNDGDSQVVDWRQHGRGMNRSDGGPQVADWRQHDRGMSRNDGRTQVADWRQHGRRMSRNDGDPQVAAWQRHSRGMSRNDGDPQVADWRQHGREMSKDDGPPQFTDWLQRVRDDWDGIDVPLGSAQVGTRNPSTTSIRNVELLGTFSVDEQRKYSHDDSQLKFLDPTFLNFHDMEVNMDLNRAYHLNEMPDFSVGERLHNTLRWILDKKEFLVEKGPVSRIPLDFIGERHLFVKLMMAPFNSQLDQRDYEDCAIYATMFHGTVYFMECNLYELETYYPSEYFRSTYLWAFKFEQYLSGGQCATNEGLHTNTEHHCEVKVEIGGRSILVDAMQNVADGVRDHCSDPGAYIIMKHHPDNKWITAFKHKMISSWSRGVLAGSEYLILGYRTRGVVQKLQKIKIRDLPATAEH, from the exons ATGAGCAGGAATGACAGCCGCCCTCAGGTGGCAGATTGGCGCCAGTATGGCAGAGGAATGAGCAGTAATGACGGCCGCCCTCAGGTGGCAGATTGGCGCCAGTATGGCAGAGGAATGAGCAGGAATGACGGCCGCCCTCAGGTGGCAGATTGGCGCCAGCATGGCAGTGGAATGAGCAGGAATGACGGTGACTCTCAAGTGGTAGATTGGCGCCAGCATGGCAGAGGAATGAACAGGAGTGATGGTGGCCCTCAGGTGGCAGATTGGCGCCAACATGACAGAGGAATGAGCAGGAATGACGGCCGCACTCAGGTGGCAGATTGGCGACAGCATGGCAGACGAATGAGTAGGAATGACGGTGACCCTCAGGTGGCAGCTTGGCAGCGGCATAGCAGAGGAATGAGCAGGAATGACGGTGACCCTCAGGTGGCAGATTGGCGCCAGCATGGGAGAGAAATGAGCAAAGATGACGGCCCCCCTCAGTTTACAGATTGGCTACAACGTGTAAGAG ACGACTGGGATGGTATAGATGTTCCCTTGGGCTCTGCTCAAGTTGGTACCAGAAACCCAAGTACAACCAGCATAAGAAATGTTGAACTCCTTGGAACGTTCTCCGTTGATGAGCAGCGGAAGTATAGCCACGACGATTCGCAGCTTAAGTTCTTAGATCCTACGTTCCTGAACTTCCATGATATGGAG GTTAATATGGACTTGAACAGAGCCTATCATCTGAATGAGATGCCAGATTTCAGCGTCGGGGAGAGACTGCATAACACATTAAGATGGATCCTTGATAAAAAAGAATTCTTGGTCGAAAAGGGCCCAGTTTCAAG GATACCACTAGACTTCATTGGAGAACGCCATTTATTTGTGAAACTGATGATGGCTCCATTCAACAGTCAGCTGGACCAGAGGGACTATGAAGACTGTGCAATTTATGCAACCAT GTTCCATGGAACAGTTTACTTCATGGAATGTAATCTGTATGAATTGGAGACCTACTACCCTTCAGAGTATTTCAGGTCAACGTATTTATGGGCATTCAAATTTGAGCAATATTTGAGCGGAGGTCAGT GTGCCACAAATGAAGGATTGCATACCAACACAGAGCACCACTGTGAAGTCAAAGTTGAAATTGGGGGGAGATCAATTTTGGTGGATGCAATGCAGAATGTTGCTGATGGAGTCAGAGATCATTGCAGTGACCCGGGGGCTTACATCATTATGAAACATCACCCAGATAATAAGTGGATAACCGCATTCAA ACACAAGATGATCAGTTCTTGGAGTAGAGGAGTATTAGCAGGAAGTGAATACCTAATACTGGGATACCGAACTCGTGGAGTCGTACAGAAACTTCAGAAAATTAAGATTCGCGATTTACCAGCaacagct gaacactag